One genomic region from Phragmites australis chromosome 1, lpPhrAust1.1, whole genome shotgun sequence encodes:
- the LOC133890202 gene encoding protein GRAVITROPIC IN THE LIGHT 1-like, whose product MDTAKGKLRRSSSSLLLRITDICKVHSVSVASGIGDKLKADSTRESSEDGVQLKVHPHQVSDLESCSGSSTTRYDEVVVEKLFDAISGLKLAYVKVQQAHVPYDPEKIVITDEYFVSELEETAGLKDLYVSVNKWSNPMYQSHMSSRIHEHQKLAVELQAATCKKDSEIVLLRAELEELERSNMELEEKIDGRVMHRQKSFDIGRGELIDMISELFESSSKCIHDFAKLVVGLMKVSGWDLDFSKFPFNHSVVYEKRAHKKYSVEAYFTRAMLTGTKEEYFSMDSFDYVMSFRDPFDALVEAPNSTFGRFCQEKYLVAVPRSMENSFFGNLDHRAFIESSGHPRTHFYQAFARMARYVWALLTVARYMKPKAEMFFVRSGVQFQKKHMESIPAKLTTEDAKVSVGFTVMPGFKIGCTVIRCRVYLSKVNAGDS is encoded by the coding sequence ATGGATACGGCAAAGGGGAAGCTGAGGAGGTCGTCTTCCAGTCTGCTTCTGCGCATCACGGACATATGCAAGGTGCATTCCGTCAGCGTCGCGTCGGGCATCGGTGATAAGCTGAAGGCCGATAGCACCAGGGAGAGCAGCGAAGACGGTGTACAGCTGAAGGTGCATCCACACCAAGTATCTGACCTTGAGAGCTGCTCTGGAAGCTCTACTACCCGTTATGACGAAGTAGTTGTCGAGAAGCTTTTCGATGCAATTTCTGGTCTGAAGTTGGCTTATGTCAAGGTTCAACAAGCGCATGTGCCATATGATCCTGAAAAGATCGTGATCACTGACGAGTATTTTGTTTCGGAGCTTGAAGAGACCGCTGGGCTTAAAGATCTGTATGTTAGTGTGAACAAATGGAGCAACCCAATGTACCAGTCTCATATGAGCTCAAGAATTCATGAGCATCAGAAGCTCGCAGTGGAGTTGCAGGCTGCCACTTGCAAGAAGGATTCTGAAATTGTTTTGTTGCGAGCAGAGTTGGAAGAACTGGAAAGGAGTAATATGGAACTGGAGGAGAAGATTGATGGGAGAGTGATGCACAGACAAAAAAGTTTCGACATTGGGAGGGGGGAATTAATAGATATGATCAGTGAGTTGTTTGAGAGTTCATCAAAGTGTATACATGATTTTGCAAAACTCGTCGTCGGTTTGATGAAAGTTTCTGGATGGGACCTCGACTTCTCGAAATTTCCATTCAACCATTCTGTTGTGTATGAGAAAAGGGCTCACAAGAAGTATAGTGTTGAGGCATACTTTACTCGGGCAATGCTTACGGGGACCAAAGAGGAGTATTTTTCCATGGATTCTTTTGATTATGTTATGAGTTTCAGGGATCCATTTGATGCTCTTGTTGAGGCCCCAAATTCTACTTTTGGAAGATTTTGCCAAGAAAAGTATCTGGTCGCTGTACCCAGGAGTATGGAGAATTCCTTCTTTGGAAATTTGGATCATAGAGCATTTATCGAGAGCAGTGGTCATCCAAGGACACACTTTTACCAGGCATTTGCGAGAATGGCTAGATATGTTTGGGCATTGCTCACAGTTGCTCGTTACATGAAGCCAAAAGCTGAAATGTTCTTCGTCAGGAGTGGTgttcaatttcaaaagaaacACATGGAAAGTATACCAGCCAAGTTGACCACAGAAGATGCAAAGGTCAGTGTTGGGTTTACAGTAATGCCAGGGTTTAAGATTGGATGCACTGTCATCAGGTGCAGGGTCTATCTGTCCAAGGTCAATGCAGGGGACTCCTAA